A genome region from Candidatus Krumholzibacteriia bacterium includes the following:
- a CDS encoding putative toxin-antitoxin system toxin component, PIN family gives MTRVVLDTSVLVAGLRSRRGASHRLLKLLGQGKFEVCISVPLVLEYESASKRISRSLGLRQADIDDILDYVCSVAEHRKVHFLWRPFLRDPGDDMVLELAVESESDYIVTHNISDFAGIRRLGVEALTPGEFLRKIGEL, from the coding sequence GTGACACGCGTCGTCCTGGACACAAGCGTACTGGTAGCCGGCCTGAGATCGCGTCGCGGGGCGTCCCACCGGCTCCTGAAGTTGCTTGGACAAGGCAAGTTCGAGGTATGCATTTCGGTTCCTCTGGTTCTGGAGTACGAAAGCGCCTCCAAGCGGATATCGAGATCCCTGGGGCTTCGACAGGCCGACATAGACGACATTCTCGACTACGTTTGTTCGGTCGCGGAGCACCGCAAGGTCCACTTTCTCTGGCGCCCGTTTCTCCGTGACCCCGGCGACGACATGGTTCTGGAACTCGCGGTTGAGAGCGAGTCGGACTACATTGTCACGCATAACATTTCGGATTTTGCGGGTATTCGGCGCCTGGGGGTTGAGGCACTCACTCCCGGGGAATTCCTCCGGAAGATTGGAGAGTTGTGA
- a CDS encoding BrnA antitoxin family protein, with product MSTISLRLPESLHERVRELAEREGVSINQLITTALAEKLSALLTEEFLEKRAKRGSRRKFERALSRVRDVEPDENDKA from the coding sequence GTGAGCACCATCAGTCTACGATTGCCTGAGTCGCTCCACGAGCGGGTTCGTGAACTCGCCGAGAGGGAGGGCGTTTCGATCAATCAGCTCATTACGACCGCGCTGGCCGAGAAGCTTTCAGCTCTTCTTACCGAGGAGTTCCTGGAGAAGCGTGCAAAGCGGGGCAGCCGGCGGAAGTTCGAGCGGGCTCTTTCCCGGGTTCGGGACGTCGAACCGGACGAAAACGACAAGGCCTGA
- a CDS encoding right-handed parallel beta-helix repeat-containing protein: protein MLVRVAPDHERTGLDQDRVQIVVEGNLVINGTAENPVVFESFTDSLSTNSDWIGIEFESTASGNLANVVIRNATRAIENHTAITLTNCTITDCEVALDAYAGVTANGCVVAGNTDAYTAVDIQTGSPTFTNCTIVENAGSALAARSSSAPTLEKCVVSFNGGPAVRAISGWTGTATVQNSVLYDNDAASGSLTDAQWVTTGTNVHNLDPAFCDAANRDYHLYAFSPAAPGASSSERWGAFDVACAPDATVLGEPSSFPFASGDSRVIASCPHGDAPAAVVSVDLDDGIMTRDVAGGEFQLRLSDFSSKVFNDDSSMVAGGGATSGNGWTTAISHGYLGGSGVDMVDVLLNGWPLAEQARLDIRTPDFVAPFGLVNTGDFAYIGSNYQSPPKPYVAGCDLNGDGAVSTLDLSYFSQHVNHQSPYSQVNAPAGLMEATVEMVLGFTSEYITATHQRLYVDVDLENIGATTACVLMLRTGDATLELVEWQPAGGEIGDVLFTPTVRDGVPELFIGVLVDGSFAGSNERLGRLVFDVFQSDPIEITEDHFVLSYGEVLVDNPGGTAMAATMTGSVGRQLDTEIARVYHDRLEQNFPNPFNPTTTLAFSIKAGAHVTLTIYDVAGRRVRDLVDEQRAPGAYRVVWDGRNENGAPVSTGVYFYKLVAGAFTATRKMTLLK, encoded by the coding sequence GTGCTCGTCAGGGTGGCGCCGGACCACGAACGAACGGGATTGGATCAGGATCGCGTGCAGATCGTGGTGGAGGGGAACCTCGTCATCAACGGAACGGCGGAGAACCCCGTGGTCTTCGAGTCCTTCACGGACTCCCTGTCCACGAACAGCGATTGGATCGGCATCGAGTTCGAGTCCACTGCTAGCGGCAACCTCGCGAACGTGGTCATCAGGAATGCCACCCGGGCCATCGAGAACCACACGGCGATCACGCTCACCAACTGCACCATCACGGATTGCGAGGTGGCACTCGATGCGTACGCGGGTGTCACGGCGAATGGCTGCGTGGTTGCGGGCAACACGGACGCCTATACGGCGGTCGACATCCAGACCGGGAGCCCGACGTTCACCAACTGCACCATCGTGGAGAACGCCGGTTCGGCGCTTGCGGCGCGGAGCAGCAGCGCGCCCACGCTTGAGAAGTGCGTCGTGTCCTTCAACGGCGGACCCGCCGTGCGGGCCATTAGCGGCTGGACGGGGACAGCCACGGTGCAGAACTCCGTGCTCTACGACAACGACGCAGCGTCAGGATCGCTCACCGACGCCCAGTGGGTGACGACCGGAACGAACGTGCACAATCTCGATCCCGCCTTCTGTGATGCAGCCAACCGGGACTACCACCTCTACGCCTTCTCACCGGCGGCGCCAGGTGCTTCGTCGAGCGAGCGATGGGGCGCCTTCGATGTGGCCTGTGCCCCGGATGCGACCGTTTTGGGGGAACCAAGCAGTTTTCCCTTTGCGTCGGGCGACTCGCGTGTGATCGCATCCTGTCCGCACGGGGATGCACCCGCGGCGGTCGTCTCCGTGGACCTCGACGACGGCATCATGACACGCGACGTGGCGGGCGGTGAGTTCCAGCTCCGGCTTTCAGACTTCTCGAGCAAGGTATTCAACGACGACTCATCCATGGTTGCCGGCGGCGGTGCCACCAGCGGCAATGGCTGGACCACCGCCATCAGCCACGGATACCTCGGCGGCAGCGGCGTGGACATGGTGGACGTGCTGCTCAATGGCTGGCCCCTGGCCGAACAGGCGCGCCTGGACATCCGGACCCCGGATTTCGTGGCACCCTTTGGGCTCGTGAACACGGGGGACTTCGCCTATATCGGGAGCAACTACCAGTCTCCGCCCAAGCCCTATGTGGCCGGCTGTGATCTCAACGGCGACGGTGCGGTCAGCACGCTCGACCTGTCATACTTCTCCCAGCACGTGAACCACCAGAGCCCCTACTCGCAGGTCAACGCGCCCGCCGGGCTGATGGAAGCAACCGTCGAGATGGTCCTGGGGTTTACCAGCGAGTACATCACCGCCACCCACCAGCGCCTCTACGTGGATGTTGATCTGGAGAACATCGGCGCCACGACGGCCTGCGTGTTGATGTTGCGAACCGGAGATGCAACCCTCGAGCTGGTCGAGTGGCAACCAGCTGGCGGAGAGATCGGCGACGTGCTCTTTACGCCGACCGTTCGCGACGGCGTGCCCGAACTGTTCATCGGCGTCTTGGTTGATGGGTCATTCGCCGGCTCGAACGAGCGGCTGGGGCGGCTGGTCTTCGACGTCTTTCAGTCGGACCCCATCGAGATCACCGAGGACCACTTCGTGCTCTCCTATGGCGAGGTCCTGGTGGACAATCCGGGTGGCACGGCCATGGCGGCCACGATGACCGGATCGGTCGGCCGGCAGCTCGACACCGAGATCGCCCGCGTCTACCACGACCGCCTGGAGCAGAACTTTCCCAATCCGTTCAATCCCACCACCACGCTTGCCTTCTCGATCAAGGCGGGCGCGCACGTGACGCTCACCATCTACGACGTTGCCGGGCGCCGCGTTCGGGATTTGGTGGATGAGCAGCGGGCTCCGGGAGCGTACCGGGTGGTGTGGGATGGCCGCAACGAGAACGGGGCACCGGTGTCGACCGGCGTGTACTTCTACAAGCTGGTGGCCGGAGCGTTCACGGCCACCAGAAAGATGACGCTGCTCAAATAG
- the ilvC gene encoding ketol-acid reductoisomerase, with protein MNVYTPADLARNVLTDATIAVLGFGNQGHAHALNLRDSGARVVVGARRGGSGWNAAAREGFEPREMAGAVAAADVVALLVPDEDHAALFRDIVAHALKPGAALVFAHGFSVAFGGVAAPAGHDAILVAPKGQGNFLRSTYVAGHALTSLVAVETDASGTALAKALSYAALVGCLGAGAIETTFREEAVTDMFGEQAVLCGGVPELVRAAFETLVARGYSPEVAYIECLHELKIITDLMIAGGISGMRRKISGTAAWGSYASGPRVVAEDTRRALAAVLDDIESGRFAKDWLNEAAMGKKRLDAHMREEAGHEIERAGRAVRRLLDAGASSTPDSEEQSS; from the coding sequence ATGAACGTCTACACCCCCGCCGATCTGGCCCGAAACGTCCTCACCGACGCCACCATTGCCGTGCTCGGGTTCGGCAACCAGGGTCACGCGCACGCGCTCAACCTGCGCGACAGCGGGGCGCGTGTGGTGGTGGGGGCGCGCCGGGGCGGTTCCGGATGGAACGCGGCGGCGCGGGAGGGGTTCGAACCCCGGGAGATGGCCGGCGCCGTGGCCGCCGCGGACGTGGTGGCGCTGCTGGTGCCGGACGAGGACCACGCCGCCCTCTTTCGCGACATCGTTGCTCACGCCCTCAAGCCCGGCGCGGCACTCGTGTTCGCCCACGGCTTCTCGGTGGCATTCGGCGGGGTCGCGGCACCGGCCGGGCACGACGCGATCCTGGTGGCGCCCAAGGGGCAGGGGAACTTCCTGCGCAGCACGTACGTCGCGGGGCACGCGCTCACCAGCCTGGTGGCGGTGGAGACCGACGCCTCCGGCACCGCTCTTGCGAAAGCGCTTTCGTACGCCGCGCTGGTGGGTTGCCTGGGCGCGGGCGCCATCGAAACCACGTTTCGCGAGGAAGCCGTCACCGACATGTTCGGCGAGCAGGCGGTGCTGTGCGGCGGCGTGCCGGAACTGGTGCGGGCGGCGTTCGAGACCCTGGTGGCGCGCGGGTATTCGCCCGAGGTGGCGTACATCGAGTGTCTCCACGAGCTCAAGATCATCACCGACCTGATGATCGCGGGCGGCATCTCCGGCATGCGCAGGAAGATCAGCGGCACCGCGGCGTGGGGCAGCTACGCCAGCGGCCCGCGCGTGGTGGCGGAAGACACGCGCCGCGCGCTGGCCGCCGTGCTGGACGACATCGAGTCCGGCCGCTTTGCAAAGGACTGGCTCAACGAGGCGGCCATGGGAAAGAAGCGCCTCGACGCGCACATGCGCGAGGAAGCAGGGCATGAGATCGAGCGCGCCGGGCGGGCTGTCCGCAGGCTGCTCGATGCAGGTGCGAGTTCAACCCCGGATAGTGAGGAGCAATCGTCGTGA
- a CDS encoding C25 family cysteine peptidase encodes MRRTIIVLVLLGIPAGAWAQNQTPSSKQAFLFQPYFFALGDMGDAYFAAAIDQGYVVTERSQPIATTTPQYGLSDMFSGLSGGYGLFLHSSHGGENGTAAEAFEYTPDGLSARDNKYNYYVTHGVPAADIYSGESAPDGYHISVRPAAISSRYVSANSIVYVISCRAHTWNATAWPNSRCRLGYTPDCYPTPARNDATAFWDAMRGVNGVANRTVTNAKSGTMIELAGDGATTLTPWVSGFSHTSGTSIPGTLAIWWTFDTGTNQAANPIGTDGIVQLVSYVWDSSTQLSATVQCAGDGQGNVWAKGAAIASANTTQLLLNGSRNYSVRLTCGDNPAADIHGITFREGIVTFEVGSEPDIGPGANDHYEIEASTSPTGPWRVVAIVPDGAGRRAIRIGNADPFVRLVEVEKDGDRLVHNTARADAAAQVVLTPPLSEEARRERYGELKRGRAPTLAQRALQVTGETVVAYAIPDLVSVVESEIASFWSARGATVTVVSTIGFPSDPDDFRSAVKADIASRVGSGTDAVLLVGDANDHVQFMGAEYPSLWLPENGWETIRQNYLAGGYSDQSSRDGIPTYYFADTDPRSVNMGYVTPYWMSDWPYVDVDGDGLPDVPISRLPFTTPDEVQAYAGKLLETQIGDFGAERIGLFAGDVDHGGNEGSDILASMAAIANIATGRQLEWLYESGYPSIVDRNAAAADIWNSARPEVVFILSTWSNRSWPGGFFDQTVTPPFTMDYLASHTGVVVALSCGGANFAQTEDNDYGRPIGERFLAEWLKGAIVWVGPTVGTWQHANDPLAISFAEELFTDFSRPIAASYLVALRRILIDHANQPEVVRSVLSTSVLGDPLARVNRTQVATAVGGSPGRLRFALEQNVPNPFNPVTRIGFSVSEPGRVSLRVYDVHGRLVATLTDGSFPAGRHSLLWDGRNARGESVASGLYFYRLLAGDRSESRKMVILK; translated from the coding sequence ATGCGACGCACCATCATCGTACTCGTCCTCCTAGGCATTCCGGCCGGAGCGTGGGCGCAGAACCAGACACCGAGTTCGAAGCAGGCGTTCCTGTTTCAGCCGTACTTCTTTGCTCTCGGAGACATGGGGGACGCCTACTTCGCGGCAGCGATCGACCAGGGCTACGTTGTCACTGAACGTTCGCAGCCTATCGCGACCACAACTCCCCAGTACGGGCTTTCCGACATGTTCTCCGGCCTTTCAGGCGGCTATGGGCTTTTCCTGCATTCCTCGCATGGGGGAGAGAATGGGACGGCTGCTGAGGCGTTCGAGTACACCCCGGACGGCCTGAGCGCGAGGGACAACAAGTACAACTACTACGTTACTCACGGCGTTCCAGCAGCAGACATCTACTCTGGCGAGTCCGCCCCCGATGGGTATCACATCAGCGTCCGACCGGCAGCGATCAGTTCGCGGTACGTCTCGGCCAACTCCATTGTCTACGTGATATCCTGCAGAGCGCACACGTGGAATGCGACCGCCTGGCCGAACTCTCGCTGCCGTCTGGGCTACACCCCGGACTGCTACCCCACGCCGGCGCGCAACGATGCGACCGCATTCTGGGACGCGATGCGCGGCGTGAATGGTGTCGCCAACCGAACGGTCACAAATGCAAAGAGCGGCACGATGATCGAGCTGGCGGGGGACGGTGCCACGACGCTCACGCCGTGGGTCAGCGGATTCTCACACACCTCCGGGACTAGCATCCCGGGAACGCTTGCGATCTGGTGGACCTTCGACACGGGCACGAACCAGGCGGCCAATCCGATCGGTACCGACGGGATCGTACAGCTCGTCTCGTATGTTTGGGATTCGTCCACGCAACTCTCGGCGACTGTCCAGTGCGCGGGCGACGGACAAGGGAACGTGTGGGCGAAGGGTGCGGCCATTGCAAGCGCCAACACGACGCAGTTGTTGCTGAACGGTTCGCGCAACTACTCCGTGCGCCTCACGTGCGGCGACAATCCCGCGGCGGACATCCACGGTATCACGTTCCGCGAGGGGATCGTGACCTTCGAGGTCGGTTCGGAGCCCGACATCGGACCCGGCGCCAACGATCACTACGAGATCGAAGCGAGTACGTCGCCTACCGGTCCATGGCGTGTCGTGGCGATCGTGCCGGATGGCGCCGGTCGACGCGCGATCCGCATTGGCAATGCCGATCCGTTTGTTCGGCTGGTCGAGGTCGAGAAGGACGGTGACCGCCTCGTTCACAACACGGCGCGCGCGGACGCCGCAGCCCAGGTCGTGTTGACGCCACCCTTGTCGGAAGAGGCGCGGCGGGAACGGTACGGAGAGCTCAAGCGCGGTCGAGCGCCCACGTTGGCTCAGCGCGCCTTACAAGTGACCGGCGAGACCGTCGTCGCATACGCGATCCCCGATCTTGTCTCGGTCGTCGAGTCCGAGATTGCATCATTCTGGAGCGCGCGGGGTGCCACGGTGACTGTGGTATCTACCATCGGCTTCCCAAGCGACCCCGATGACTTTCGCTCGGCAGTCAAGGCCGACATCGCGAGTCGCGTGGGGAGCGGAACGGACGCGGTGCTCCTCGTCGGTGACGCGAACGATCACGTCCAGTTCATGGGCGCGGAGTATCCGTCGCTCTGGCTTCCCGAGAACGGCTGGGAGACGATTCGCCAGAACTACCTGGCCGGCGGTTATAGCGACCAGTCGAGCCGCGACGGAATCCCGACCTACTACTTCGCGGATACCGACCCGCGCAGCGTGAACATGGGGTACGTGACCCCGTACTGGATGAGCGACTGGCCCTACGTCGACGTGGATGGCGACGGATTGCCCGACGTCCCGATTTCACGGTTACCCTTCACGACGCCCGATGAGGTGCAGGCATATGCAGGGAAGCTCCTCGAAACCCAGATCGGCGACTTTGGCGCCGAGAGAATCGGCTTGTTCGCCGGTGACGTCGATCATGGGGGAAACGAAGGAAGCGACATCCTTGCCTCGATGGCAGCGATTGCGAACATTGCGACTGGCAGGCAGCTCGAATGGTTGTACGAATCCGGATATCCGTCGATCGTGGATCGCAACGCGGCAGCCGCTGACATCTGGAACAGCGCACGCCCGGAAGTGGTCTTCATCCTGAGCACTTGGTCGAACCGAAGCTGGCCGGGAGGCTTCTTCGACCAGACGGTGACGCCGCCGTTCACGATGGACTACCTTGCCTCTCACACCGGCGTCGTCGTCGCACTCTCCTGCGGCGGTGCCAACTTCGCGCAGACCGAGGATAACGACTATGGCCGACCGATCGGCGAGCGCTTCCTTGCGGAGTGGCTCAAGGGTGCCATCGTTTGGGTTGGGCCGACCGTCGGTACCTGGCAGCACGCGAACGACCCACTCGCAATCTCGTTCGCCGAGGAGCTCTTCACCGACTTCTCGCGACCAATTGCCGCCTCGTACCTGGTGGCGCTCCGGCGGATCCTCATAGATCACGCGAACCAGCCGGAGGTCGTCCGGTCAGTGCTCTCGACGTCTGTCCTCGGCGACCCGCTCGCCCGGGTCAACAGGACCCAGGTCGCGACGGCGGTCGGCGGCTCGCCTGGCCGCCTGCGGTTCGCCTTGGAGCAGAACGTGCCGAATCCCTTTAATCCGGTGACGCGGATCGGCTTCTCGGTGTCGGAACCGGGGCGCGTGTCGCTGCGTGTCTACGACGTGCACGGGCGACTCGTTGCCACGCTGACCGACGGCAGCTTCCCCGCTGGCCGGCACTCCCTGCTCTGGGACGGCAGGAACGCGCGCGGTGAGAGCGTGGCATCGGGACTGTACTTCTACCGGTTGCTAGCGGGGGACCGTTCGGAGAGCCGCAAGATGGTGATTCTGAAATGA